In Salinisphaera sp. LB1, one genomic interval encodes:
- a CDS encoding 5-formyltetrahydrofolate cyclo-ligase produces the protein MARIADQRKTALSARRRLSAVDRRRASRAACRRLARLPAVQRAHRIGLYWPLASEIDPRPLIPLLGQSPPVVCYPRVVGDVLRFVPIRSARAWRRSELGVCEPGGWSRPVNALDVLVMPLAGFDTNAHRIGLGGGFYDRTLAPVRDRAYRSPTRIGLAFECQRLDAVEPQPWDVELAAVVTENRVYRRRP, from the coding sequence ATGGCCCGAATCGCCGATCAGCGCAAGACCGCTTTATCCGCCCGCCGGAGATTGAGCGCCGTTGACCGTCGACGCGCCTCGCGTGCGGCCTGCCGGCGGCTGGCCCGTCTGCCGGCCGTGCAGCGCGCGCACCGGATCGGCCTGTACTGGCCGCTGGCCAGCGAAATCGACCCTCGCCCCCTGATTCCCCTGCTCGGCCAGTCGCCGCCGGTGGTCTGCTATCCGCGCGTGGTCGGCGATGTCCTGCGGTTCGTGCCGATACGCTCGGCGCGAGCCTGGCGTCGTTCCGAGCTCGGCGTCTGCGAACCCGGCGGCTGGAGCCGCCCCGTGAACGCGCTCGACGTACTGGTCATGCCCCTGGCCGGTTTCGATACCAACGCCCATCGCATCGGTCTCGGCGGCGGCTTCTACGATCGCACGCTGGCCCCGGTCCGGGATCGAGCCTATCGCAGCCCGACGCGCATCGGCCTCGCCTTCGAATGCCAGCGGCTCGACGCCGTCGAACCCCAGCCATGGGATGTCGAACTAGCCGCTGTGGTAACCGAAAACCGCGTGTACCGCAGACGTCCGTAA
- a CDS encoding cell division protein ZapA: MARADIMGSDKTQTALTVRILGRDYSVNCPEGEREALLRSAEHVSKRMSAIQRQGKTLGSERIAIMAALNIARDLLDLQRQVERRDAGLADSDEEMTERLSQLQLRIESALDSSG; encoded by the coding sequence ATGGCACGGGCGGACATCATGGGTAGCGACAAGACACAGACCGCGCTGACGGTGCGTATCCTCGGGCGCGACTACTCGGTCAACTGCCCAGAAGGCGAACGCGAGGCGCTGCTGCGCTCGGCCGAACACGTGTCCAAGCGCATGAGCGCGATCCAGCGTCAGGGCAAGACCCTGGGCTCGGAGCGGATTGCCATCATGGCCGCACTCAACATCGCCCGCGACCTGCTCGACCTGCAGCGCCAGGTCGAGCGACGCGACGCGGGCCTTGCCGATAGCGACGAGGAGATGACGGAGCGCCTGTCGCAGCTCCAGCTGCGGATTGAGTCGGCGCTCGATTCCTCGGGGTGA
- a CDS encoding DegQ family serine endoprotease, translated as MTQLASLRYRAFFLLLLALLGTSAQASIPSGMLSGNDPSLAPMLHKTLPAVVNVVVTGKAQQMPNNPLFNDPFFRKFFNAPQQQQLQHPTAIGSGVIVNADKGYIVTNNHVVRNAQKIEVRLKDNRQFKAKIVGTDPATDLAVIQIDAKNLTQLEFADSNKLQVGDFVVAVGNPFGLRQTVTSGIVSGLGRHIGSPEDGQGSRYQNFIQTDASINPGNSGGALLNLKGQLVGINSEILSQSGGNIGIGFAIPSNLVKTVYHQLVKYGKVKRGMLGVVGQNLTPALAKAFGLNVDQGVVIAQVMPDSPAAKAGIKQRDVITAVDGKKIDNFSDLQNAIGLRSPGSKVTIDLLRDGKKMQVHATLAKASALTGAGNATTGGSLNKHLAGAQFGPLTDSNPLSGQVQGVVVTHVQPGSPAAQAGLQSGDVITSVNRHQISSVSQLHKLAGPDTKQLLLHIRRGQGALFLLIQ; from the coding sequence ATGACACAACTCGCATCTCTGCGCTATCGCGCCTTCTTTCTCCTGCTCCTAGCGCTGTTGGGCACGAGCGCTCAGGCGTCCATTCCCAGCGGCATGCTGTCCGGCAACGACCCGTCGCTGGCGCCGATGCTCCACAAGACGTTGCCGGCGGTGGTCAACGTGGTGGTGACCGGCAAGGCGCAGCAGATGCCGAACAATCCGCTGTTCAACGACCCGTTCTTCCGGAAGTTCTTCAATGCGCCGCAACAACAGCAGCTGCAACACCCGACCGCCATCGGCTCGGGGGTGATCGTCAACGCGGACAAGGGCTATATCGTGACCAACAATCACGTGGTCCGTAATGCGCAGAAGATCGAGGTCCGGCTCAAGGACAATCGGCAGTTCAAGGCCAAGATCGTCGGCACCGACCCGGCCACCGATCTGGCGGTGATCCAGATCGACGCCAAGAATCTCACCCAGCTCGAGTTCGCCGACTCCAACAAGCTCCAGGTCGGCGATTTCGTGGTTGCCGTGGGTAATCCCTTCGGCCTGCGTCAAACCGTGACCTCCGGCATCGTATCCGGCCTCGGCCGCCACATCGGCAGCCCCGAGGACGGACAGGGCAGCCGTTACCAGAACTTCATTCAGACCGATGCGTCGATCAACCCCGGCAACTCGGGCGGCGCGTTGCTCAACCTCAAGGGCCAGCTGGTCGGCATCAACAGCGAGATCCTGTCGCAGTCGGGCGGCAACATCGGCATCGGCTTCGCCATTCCGTCGAACCTGGTCAAGACCGTTTACCACCAGCTGGTCAAGTACGGCAAGGTCAAGCGCGGCATGCTCGGTGTGGTCGGCCAGAACCTGACACCGGCCCTGGCCAAGGCCTTCGGCTTGAACGTCGATCAGGGCGTGGTGATCGCTCAGGTCATGCCCGATTCCCCGGCCGCCAAGGCGGGCATCAAGCAGCGTGACGTGATCACTGCCGTAGACGGCAAGAAGATCGATAACTTCTCCGACCTGCAGAACGCCATCGGCCTGCGTTCGCCGGGCTCCAAGGTGACCATCGATCTGCTGCGCGACGGCAAGAAGATGCAGGTCCACGCCACGCTGGCCAAGGCCTCCGCGCTGACCGGCGCGGGTAACGCCACTACCGGCGGTTCGCTGAACAAGCATCTGGCCGGCGCCCAGTTCGGCCCATTGACCGACAGCAACCCGCTGTCCGGCCAGGTGCAGGGCGTCGTGGTCACCCACGTGCAGCCCGGCAGCCCCGCGGCCCAGGCGGGTCTTCAGTCGGGCGACGTGATCACGTCGGTCAACCGGCATCAGATCAGCAGCGTCTCCCAGCTGCACAAACTGGCCGGCCCGGATACCAAGCAGCTGCTGCTGCATATCCGCCGTGGCCAGGGCGCGCTGTTCCTGTTGATACAGTAG